Proteins encoded by one window of Sorex araneus isolate mSorAra2 chromosome 3, mSorAra2.pri, whole genome shotgun sequence:
- the GALK1 gene encoding galactokinase: protein MAASTPPQLGELLAQARRAFLEEFGAEPELAVSAPGRVNLIGEHTDYNQGLVLPMALELVTVLVGSPRPDGLVSLLTTSEDADQPRRLQFPLPTSQRSLEPGTPRWANYVKGVIQHYPAAPLPGFSAVVSSSVPLGGGLSSSASLEVATYTFLQQLCPDSGPITARARVCQRAEHTFAGVPCGVMDQLIALLGQKGHALLIDCRSLETSLVPLSDPKLAVLITNSNVRHALGSSEYPVRRRQCEEVARALGKESLREVQLEELEAGRELVSKEGFRRARHVVAEIRRTAQGAAALSRGDYRAFGRLMVDSHNSLRDDYEVSCPELDQLVEAALAVPGVYGSRMTGGGFGGCTVTLLEASAAARAMQHIQERYSGTATFYLSQAADGAQVLSL from the exons ATGGCCGCGTCGACACCGCCCCAGCTCGGGGAGCTGCTGGCCCAGGCCCGGAGGGCTTTCCTGGAGGAGTTCGGGGCCGAGCCCGAGCTGGCCGTGTCGGCGCCCGGCCGCGTCAACCTCATCGGGGAGCACACGGACTACAACCAGGGCCTGGTGCTGCCCATG GCCCTGGAGCTGGTGACGGTGCTGGTGGGCAGCCCCCGCCCCGACGGCCTGGTCTCCCTGCTCACCACCTCTGAGGACGCAGACCAGCCCCGGAGGCTGCAGTTCCCTCTGCCCACCAGCCAGCGGTCCCTGGAGCCTGGGACTCCCCGCTGGGCCAACTATGTCAAGGGTGTGATTCAGCACTACCCAG cggCCCCCCTCCCTGGCTTCAGCGCAGTGGTGAGCAGCTCCGTGCCTCTGGGGGGCGGGCTGTCCAGCTCGGCCTCCCTGGAAGTGGCCACCTACACCTTCTTGCAGCAGCTGTGCCCAG ACTCCGGACCCATCACCGCGCGCGCACGGGTGTGCCAGCGGGCCGAGCACACCTTCGCAGGGGTGCCGTGCGGCGTCATGGACCAGCTGATCGCGCTGCTGGGGCAGAAGGGCCACGCGCTGCTCATTGACTGCAG GTCCCTGGAGACGAGCCTGGTGCCGCTGTCGGACCCCAAGCTGGCGGTGCTCATCACCAACTCCAACGTCCGCCACGCCCTGGGCTCCAGCGAGTACCCGGTGCGGCGGCGGCAGTGTGAGGAAGTGGCCCGAGCACTGGGCAAGGAGAGCCTGCGGGAGGTGCagctggaggagctggagg CGGGCCGGGAGCTGGTGAGCAAGGAGGGCTTCCGGCGGGCGCGGCACGTGGTGGCGGAGATACGGCGCACAGCGCAGGGGGCGGCCGCCCTGAGCCGCGGGGACTACCGGGCCTTTGGCCGCCTCATGGTGGACAGTCACAACTCGCTCAG GGACGACTACGAGGTGAGCTGCCCGGAGCTGGACCAGCTGGTGGAGGCGGCGCTGGCAGTGCCCGGCGTCTACGGCAGCCGCATGACCGGCGGCGGCTTTGGGGGCTGCACGGTGACACTGCTGGAGGCCTCGGCCGCTGCCCGGGCCATGCAGCACATccag GAGCGCTACAGCGGCACCGCCACCTTCTACCTCTCGCAGGCGGCCGACGGGGCCCAGGTGCTGAGCCTCTGA
- the LOC101557733 gene encoding histone H3.3A — MARTKQTARKSTGGKAPRKQLATKAARKSAPSTGGVKKPHRYRPGTVALREIRRYQKSTELLIRKLPFQRLVREIAQDFKTDLRFQSAAIGALQEASEAYLVGLFEDTNLCAIHAKRVTIMPKDIQLARRIRGERA; from the exons ATGGCCCGAACCAAGCAGACGGCGCGGAAGTCGACCGGGGGGAAGGCGCCCCGCAAGCAGCTGGCCACCAAGGCGGCGCGGAAAAGCGCGCCCTCTACCGGCGGGGTGAAGAAGCCCCACCGCTACAG GCCCGGCACCGTGGCGCTGCGCGAGATCCGCCGCTACCAGAAGTCCACCGAGCTGCTGATCCGCAAGCTGCCGTTCCAGCGGCTGGTGCGGGAGATCGCGCAGGACTTCAAGACGGACCTGCGGTTCCAGAGCGCCGCCATCGGGGCGCTGCAG GAGGCGAGCGAAGCGTACCTGGTGGGGCTGTTCGAGGACACCAACCTGTGCGCCATCCACGCCAAGCGCGTCACCATcatgcccaaggacatccagctggcCCGCCGGATACGGGGGGAGCGGGCCTAG